From Actinomyces procaprae:
CGCCCTGTCACGCATGCTGCGGGAGGACATGCGCACCCGCGGCGAGCTCGAGGCCCGCCAGTCCTGGACCGTCAACGGGGCGCGGGTGGCCGTGGCCGCACCGTGGATCGTGCTGGCGCTGCTGTCCACTCGCCCCCAGGCCGCGGCCGCGTACGCCTCCGCCACCGGTGCCCTGGTGCTGGCCGTAGGCGGGGCCGCGACCCTGGTCGCCTACCGGCTCATGCTGTGGCTCGGGCGCCTGCCCGAGGAAGACCGGGTGCTGCGATGAGCCCCGCCCTCGCCGGAGCGCTGACCGGCCTGCTCGCCGCCTGCGGCATCCTCATGGTCGCAGACGGAGTACGGCGCCGCCGTCCCAGCCTCACCTCCCGGCTCGAGCCCTACGTCCACGCCCGCCCCAGCACGTCCCGCCTGCTGGCCACCGCCTCACCCACCGCCGACGGCCGGACCATCTCCGGCCTACTGCTGGACACGGTGACACGGCTGGGTGGGGTGCTGGAGGCGATCGGTTCCTCCGCCGAATCGGTGCGGCGACGGCTGGCCCGTTCCGGAACGGGCCTCAGCTACGAGGAGTTGCGCATTCAGCAGCTGCTGTGGGCGGTCGCCGGGCTCGCCATCGCGACCGCCTCCGGACTGATGCTGTCGCTGGCGTGGCGGGTCAACGTGCCCCTGCTGCTCGTCCTCGCCCTGGTCGCTGCCATCGGCGGTGCGGCGGCACGTGACTGGTGGCTGACCCGCGCCGTCGAACGGCGTCGCAGCCACATCGAGTCTCAGCTCCCCGACGTCATCGAGCTGCTGGCGCTCGTGGTCGGTGCCGGCCAGGGGCCTGTTGCCGCCATCGAACGTGTCGTGCACATAGGCCGAGGAGAGCTCGTCGAGGAGCTCGAGCTGACGCTCGCCGACGTCAACTCGGGAACTGTGCTCACCACCGCCCTGACCCACCTGGAGGAGCGAGTCGACTCGCTGCATGTCACCCGCCTGTCCGAGGCGATCGCCGTCGCCCTGGAGCGCGGCACCCCGCTGGCCGACGTGCTGCGCGCCCAGGCCGCCGACGCCCGCGAGGCCTCCCGGCGCGCCCTGATGGAGGAGGGCGGGCGGCGCGAGATCGCCCAGATGGTGCCCGTCGTGTTCCTGATCCTGCCCATCACCGTCATCTTCGCCCTCTTCCCGGGCCTGTTCGTGCTGCGGATCGGCCTATGAGCAGATCTCCGCGAAGCGGCCCGCACCGCACCGACCCATGCCGCCCGGCATACCCCGGAACACATCCACAACAACCCGCAACCGGAACGGAGAATCCCATGCACACCCTCAAGCGCATCAGCATCTGCCTGCGCACTCGGCTCGGCCGCCTTGCCGAAGAACGCGGCGACGTTCCCGGCTGGGTGCTG
This genomic window contains:
- a CDS encoding type II secretion system F family protein; its protein translation is MSPALAGALTGLLAACGILMVADGVRRRRPSLTSRLEPYVHARPSTSRLLATASPTADGRTISGLLLDTVTRLGGVLEAIGSSAESVRRRLARSGTGLSYEELRIQQLLWAVAGLAIATASGLMLSLAWRVNVPLLLVLALVAAIGGAAARDWWLTRAVERRRSHIESQLPDVIELLALVVGAGQGPVAAIERVVHIGRGELVEELELTLADVNSGTVLTTALTHLEERVDSLHVTRLSEAIAVALERGTPLADVLRAQAADAREASRRALMEEGGRREIAQMVPVVFLILPITVIFALFPGLFVLRIGL